Proteins co-encoded in one Nematostella vectensis chromosome 15, jaNemVect1.1, whole genome shotgun sequence genomic window:
- the LOC116604807 gene encoding uncharacterized protein LOC116604807 gives MPPRNRIPFEHRERIIRSFEDEEEDYLLVADTLGVNPSTARGIVARYIREGRIEERPRGGRNNVRVDDEMRDCLNDIINDNCLLTLSRINQELRRRLPLKARIHDRTVARTRDGMLFRIKLARPLPAERNRPDVLQKRVDHGNWFMNRGVVHHSVFVDECGYNIWAARSHGRARQGERAYRQVCGQRGRNITVTMAISPINGLVFHLAIIGGMNAQRFSDFLTQARLNLGPDEIMVFIYDGAPPHRNPAVPGPNTELKMLPPYSPFLNIVKEAISSLKAAIKADISRPEVQAQMGDRGAARDQGLALGVFRTRLLLQALQRNISTITPAKCAQWYRFMQTYLLRCLNGEVIGG, from the coding sequence ATGCCTCCAAGAAATAGAATCCCCTTTGAGCATCGCGAGCGAATTATACGGTCATTCGAAGATGAAGAGGAAGATTATCTCCTGGTGGCGGACACATTGGGGGTCAACCCTTCCACAGCCCGTGGTATCGTTGCTAGATACATACGAGAAGGGAGAATTGAAGAAAGACCACGAGGTGGAAGAAATAACGTAAGAGTAGATGACGAGATGAGAGACTGCCTAAACGATATCATCAACGACAACTGCCTTCTTACTCTCAGCCGTATCAACCAAGAACTAAGAAGGCGACTGCCCTTGAAAGCAAGGATTCACGACCGCACGGTAGCGAGAACGCGAGATGGCATGTTGTTCCGTATAAAGCTGGCAAGGCCCCTCCCAGCGGAAAGGAACAGACCTGACGTTCTACAGAAGAGAGTAGACCACGGCAACTGGTTCATGAACCGTGGTGTCGTGCATCATTCGGTCTTTGTAGATGAATGCGGCTACAATATCTGGGCCGCAAGAAGTCACGGGAGGGCGAGACAAGGAGAGCGGGCCTATAGACAGGTCTGCGGGCAGCGTGGGAGGAACATTACCGTAACAATGGCAATATCACCAATCAATGGTCTTGTATTCCACTTGGCAATTATTGGTGGCATGAACGCACAGCGGTTCAGCGACTTTCTTACGCAGGCTAGACTTAACCTCGGCCCGGACGAGATAATGGTATTTATTTACGATGGAGCGCCACCACATCGCAACCCTGCCGTACCCGGGCCCAATACAGAGCTGAAAATGCTACCACCCTACAGCCCCTTTTTGAACATTGTGAAGGAGGCAATAAGCTCTCTTAAAGCGGCTATAAAAGCTGACATCTCAAGGCCAGAAGTACAAGCCCAGATGGGAGATAGGGGTGCGGCTAGAGACCAAGGCCTTGCATTGGGAGTTTTCCGTACGCGTTTGCTTTTGCAAGCGTTGCAGCGCAATATTAGTACTATAACCCCTGCTAAATGCGCTCAGTGGTACCGATTCATGCAAACATATTTACTACGATGTCTGAATGGTGAGGTGATCGGGGGCTAA